GGCACGGCCGCCACCTTGCCGTCGCCCGTGTCGATGGCGACCGCCGTGATGACGAAGCCGTCGGTGACGCCCCGGCGGGGCCGGCCGCCGCTGGCCACGGCCGCGCGGGCGTCGGCGCGATAGATGTTCTGGTCCAGTTGCAGCCACAGCCGGTCCAGCGCGTCGGGGCTGTTGTTGGTGTAGTGGATGACCTCGCTGCCGTTCAGCGCCGGCGCGTCGGCGTGCGACAGGTCCAGCCGGGCGTGCAGGTCATAGTCGGCACGGTTCTGCCAATACGCCGGCCCGGGCACGCCGCTGCCCGACCGGTACTGGTTCACCGCCTGCGGCAGGGTCAGGGCGGCGAAGGCCTCGAACGGGCGGTAGGCGGTGGCCAGGGGCGGCTCCGGGTCCGCCGGCTTTTCCAGCCGCTGAGTCGCCTGCTGGGCCGCCGTCGGGGTTGGGGCCAGGGTTGGAACCAGGGAACCAAGGGCGAACATGACAAGGGTGGTACGGCGAAGCCAGGGCGACGTCATCAAGGGATGGCAACCTTCGGACGGAAGAGGGGCGCGGAAAAGGGATAGGCCCCATGCGACCGGGTCGCATCTCGGAATGGGACCGCTACCATCGCAACACCATTCCGTTGGTGTCACAATCCGCATCATGGGTCATTCCGCGCCCCGGCGAAACCCCCTGAAAACGGTTTCACGCGGCACCCAAGGGTTTGTAAGATTTCGTGGATTCCGGTTTCCGGCCTCGGGTTGGGCGGGAACCGTCACAAAACGGCCCCCAATACGTGGGGCGACTTGTCGCACGGCTGGCTCCAGCCCAATAAACCCGAACGCGGGCCCGGCAGCGGTGGGGCATATCCCTCAGGATATATAAAGTGTAATGGCGAAATCGCCCTTATTCACACTACGTTCAAACCAATAAATCCCGCAAAAAACCGATCTTGGGACACCGCCTCGACTCTGGCGGCGTTGGGATTTGTTTTCCCGGGGTGATCTGCCTTGAGGGTTCCATCCATGCATGGGCGGGCTCAGGCGAAATGGAGAGTGCCTTATGTTCCGTTCAATGCTGGCGCGCTTTAGTCAGGAAATGAAGGCGAAGCTGGCCGCCTTGGACAAGTCGCAGGCGGTCATCGAATTCGCGCTGGACGGCACCATCCTGACCGCCAATTCCAATTTCCTGAAGACGATGGGCTACACCCTGGCCGAAGTCCAGGGCCGCCCCCACAGCATGTTCGTCGAACCCGGCTACAAGGACAGCGCGGACTACCGCCAGTTCTGGGATAAGCTGCGCCGCGGCCAGTTCCAGCTGGCGCAGTTCAAGCGCCTGGCCAAGGGCGGCCGCGAGGTGTGGATCGAGGCGTCGTACAACCCCATCTTCGATGGCGACGGCAAGCCGTTCAAGGTGGTGAAGTACGCGACTGACGTGACGGCGCAGCAGCTGGAATACGCCGATCTCAAGGGCCAGATGGCCGCCATCCGCAAGTCGCAGGCGGTGATCGAGTTCGACATGGACGGCACGGTCCTGCGCGCCAACGAGAACTTCCTGAAGGCCATGGGCTATACGCTGGCGGAGATCGAGGGCAAGAACCACAGCATGTTTGTGGAGACGGCCTACAAGAATAGCCCCGATTACCGCCAGTTCTGGGACAAGCTGCGCCAGGGGGAATTCCAGGCCGCACAGTTCAAGCGCCTGGGCAAGGGTGGCCGCGAAGTGTGGATCGAGGCGTCGTACAACCCCATCCTCGATATGAACGGCCGGCCGTTCAAGGTGGTGAAGTACGCCACCGACATTTCCCGCCAGGTCCAGATGCTGACCGACCTGAAGAACCTGATCGACACCAATTTCGGTGAGATCGACGACGCTATGGACCGCTCCACCCGCCAGTCGGGCGACGCGGCCCAGGCCGCCGGCGAAACCTCGGGTGCCGTGCAGATGATGGCCACCAGCGCCGAACAGCTGGCCCTGTCCATCCGCGAAATCTCCGAAAGCATGACCAAGTCGCGCATGGCCGCCGACGGGGCGGCCGATCTGGCGACGCAGGCGGATGCCTCCACCCAGCGCCTGGCCGAAGTGGCGAAGTCGATGGAAGGCGTGGTCGACGTCATCCAGGCCATCGCCGGGCAGATCAACCTGCTGGCCCTGAACGCCACCATCGAGGCCGCCCGCGCCGGTGAGGCCGGCCGCGGCTTCGCCGTGGTGGCGACGGAGGTCAAGAACCTGGCCAGCCAGGCCGCCGCCGCCACCCAGCGCATCTCCAATGAGATCGAGGGCATGCAGGCGGTGTCCGACGATGTGGTCGGCGCCCTGGGCGCCATCCGCCAGTCCATCGGCACGGTGCAGGAATACGTGACCACCACCGCCGGCGCGGTGGAGGAGCAGAGCGCCGTCACCCGCGACATGTCGCTCAGCATGCAGCGCACCGCCGCCGCCGTGGAAACCGTCACCCAGAACCTGGACGACATCGGTGTCGCCATCGGCGACGTCGGTGCCGCCGTGACCAAGACCAAGGAAGCCGCCCGCGTCCTGGTGCGCTGATCTTCAAACGCCGGACGGGGAGGCGTGGGGGGCGCCCCCCACGCCTCCCCGTTCCTTTTACAGGGCGTTCAGCTTGGCCAGTTCGGCGGCCAGGTCCGTCGGGCTCAGCGGCACGTAACCCTCCTCGCCGGCGCTTTCCGTCGCCAATGCCGCCTGGCCCGCGCTGGACAGCGCCAGGGCCACGTATTCTTTCGCGACAGGGTCCAGCGGCTGGCCCGGCGCATGGTTGACGTACAGCACGACGGGTGCCGACAGGGGATAGTGGCCCTGGCGCACGTCGTCATACGCGGGCGTGGCGTAAGCGCCGCCGGCCTTTTCGGCCACGGGCAGGATGCGCACGTCGCCGGAGACGGCGGCGGCGTTCACCCAGCCCGCCAGGCCGATGCCGTAGGGGTCGGCCGCCACCGCCTTGATGACGGCGGCGTAGCTTTCCAGCGGCTCATAGGTGGCGGTGAAGGGCAGGCCCTTGAAGTGGGCGGCCCGGAAGGCGGTGGCGAAGCCGCCGTTGTCACGCAGGCCGTAGACATGGATGCGCCGCCCGGCCCAGTCGCCGTCCACGCCCAGCTGTGACCACAGATGGACGTCGCCGTCCGGCGCGCCGCTGGCGAACACCTGGGCCAGTTGCGCCACGCTCACCCCCGCCAGCGGGTTGTGGCCGTTGACATAGATGGCGGGCGGCGTCTTGGCGGGCGGGCGGGGCCCGTAACCGGAATAGCCGATGCGGATGGGCGTGGCCTCATAACCATAGACCTGTTTGAAGCCCGCGGCCTCCGCCCGCCATGCCTCCCGCGCCATGGGGGCCAGCAGGGTGACCCCGGCGGTCAGCGCCGGCAGGGCGGTGGATGAGCCTTTCAGCGTCATGGTGAAGCGGGCGCCGGGATGGGCCTGGGCGTAAAGCGCGTTCAGCTTGCCCAGCAGGCTGTCCATGCCGTCGTTGCCGATCAGGGTGATGGCGCCGTCGGGCTGGAGATAGCTGGTGGTGGAGGGGGCGGGCACGGCCTCGGCGGGGGCCGCGACGGCGGTGCCGCCGGTCAGGATCGCCAGCGTGCCGGCGATCAGGGCGGTGTGGAAACGGGACATGGGTGCGAAATCCTCAAAGGACGGCCGCGCGGGCGCGGCGGATGATCAATCCAGCTTGGCCAGCTCGGCCTTGGCCTCGGCGGCGGTCAGGGGGATGTAGCCCTTGGCCTGCGACGCCATGATGGCCTGGCCCTCGGGCGACAGGACCAGGCGCATATAGGCCTTCACCACCGGGTCCAGCGGTTTGCCCGGCTCCCGCCGCAGGTAGAAGTAGAGATAGCGGCCATAGGCGTAGGTGCCGGCCGTGACCTCCTCCGGCGTGCCCAGGGTGTAGGGACCGTTGGGATCGGTCGCCACCGCCACCTGCTTCAGGGCCGGGGTCTCGCGCCCGATGGCGGCCACGGCGATGCCCGCCGGGTCCTGTTCCAACCGCTCCAGGATGGCGTCGGTGTCGCCATAGGCCTCATACCCGGCGGCCAGCGGCCGGCCGGCCAGCTGGTACTTCTGCATATAGGTGCCAAAGCCGGTGTATTCCGGTGTGCCGATGGGGTGGATCAGGCGGGACTTCCAATCCTTGTCCAGGCCCAGCTGGCCCCAGCGGCTGTAGTCCCCGCCCGGGTTGCCTTGGGCGAAGATGCGGGCGATCTGCGCCGTGGTCAGGCGGTCGATGGGGTTGGCGCGGTTGACGTAGACGGCCAGCGAGGTCGCCAGGTGCTGGCTGGTGTCGTT
The Azospirillaceae bacterium DNA segment above includes these coding regions:
- a CDS encoding PAS domain-containing methyl-accepting chemotaxis protein, which produces MKAKLAALDKSQAVIEFALDGTILTANSNFLKTMGYTLAEVQGRPHSMFVEPGYKDSADYRQFWDKLRRGQFQLAQFKRLAKGGREVWIEASYNPIFDGDGKPFKVVKYATDVTAQQLEYADLKGQMAAIRKSQAVIEFDMDGTVLRANENFLKAMGYTLAEIEGKNHSMFVETAYKNSPDYRQFWDKLRQGEFQAAQFKRLGKGGREVWIEASYNPILDMNGRPFKVVKYATDISRQVQMLTDLKNLIDTNFGEIDDAMDRSTRQSGDAAQAAGETSGAVQMMATSAEQLALSIREISESMTKSRMAADGAADLATQADASTQRLAEVAKSMEGVVDVIQAIAGQINLLALNATIEAARAGEAGRGFAVVATEVKNLASQAAAATQRISNEIEGMQAVSDDVVGALGAIRQSIGTVQEYVTTTAGAVEEQSAVTRDMSLSMQRTAAAVETVTQNLDDIGVAIGDVGAAVTKTKEAARVLVR
- a CDS encoding substrate-binding domain-containing protein, whose protein sequence is MSRFHTALIAGTLAILTGGTAVAAPAEAVPAPSTTSYLQPDGAITLIGNDGMDSLLGKLNALYAQAHPGARFTMTLKGSSTALPALTAGVTLLAPMAREAWRAEAAGFKQVYGYEATPIRIGYSGYGPRPPAKTPPAIYVNGHNPLAGVSVAQLAQVFASGAPDGDVHLWSQLGVDGDWAGRRIHVYGLRDNGGFATAFRAAHFKGLPFTATYEPLESYAAVIKAVAADPYGIGLAGWVNAAAVSGDVRILPVAEKAGGAYATPAYDDVRQGHYPLSAPVVLYVNHAPGQPLDPVAKEYVALALSSAGQAALATESAGEEGYVPLSPTDLAAELAKLNAL
- a CDS encoding substrate-binding domain-containing protein; amino-acid sequence: MKSSPTPPRPRRPYRRALAALALAGIALSGAGIAAARTENAHYLTADGAIRIGGAEHVRFIVERVNALYAKAHPGTRFQMESKGTTSAIPLLTYGVTLFGAMGREIDPLESASFAKTVGAPPLEIRVAHTSNDTSQHLATSLAVYVNRANPIDRLTTAQIARIFAQGNPGGDYSRWGQLGLDKDWKSRLIHPIGTPEYTGFGTYMQKYQLAGRPLAAGYEAYGDTDAILERLEQDPAGIAVAAIGRETPALKQVAVATDPNGPYTLGTPEEVTAGTYAYGRYLYFYLRREPGKPLDPVVKAYMRLVLSPEGQAIMASQAKGYIPLTAAEAKAELAKLD